A window from Festucalex cinctus isolate MCC-2025b chromosome 4, RoL_Fcin_1.0, whole genome shotgun sequence encodes these proteins:
- the tacr2 gene encoding substance-K receptor isoform X1, with the protein MDSDNLFQRIERDLKATSLPLLVTRDSLEDVNETTGNQFQQPDWQVQVSSIDLSKAFLCELKCLSDHSSQVALWALAYSLIILVSVTGNVTVIWIILAHRRMRTVTNYFIVNLAFSDVSMATFNTLFNFVYALHNDWYFGLGYCRFQNFFPITAMFSSIYSMAAIAVDRYMAIIHPLKPRLSATSTKVVIALIWIVAILLAFPQCYYSVTRFYYPRTVCMVDWPDDYGGTHQLSYQFAVILLIYLLPLLVMLVTYSLVGQTLWGGHIPGEASDHYHSQITAKRKVVKMMVVVVVTFALCWLPYHIYFILGSVNRDIYKQHYIQQVYLGIFWLAMSSTMYNPIIYCCLNQRFRAGFRHAFSWCPFIKVSEEDKMELQHTHTFRVTMTRSLRKNSPHASIHANDTGDANKGCGQG; encoded by the exons ATGGACAGTGACAATTTGTTTCAGCGTATTGAGCGGGACCTGAAGGCCACTTCGCTGCCACTGCTAGTCACCAGAGACTCGCTGGAGGATGTAAATGAGACCACTGGGAATCAGTTTCAGCAGCCTGACTGGCAGGTACAAGTCAGTTCAATAGATTTgtcaaaagcatttttgtgtgaACTGAAATGTCTTTCTGATCATTCATCTCAGGTGGCTCTGTGGGCTTTGGCATACTCGCTCATCATCCTGGTGTCCGTCACGGGGAACGTGACGGTCATTTGGATCATTCTGGCTCACAGGCGGATGAGGACTGTGACCAACTACTTCATCGTCAACTTGGCTTTCTCCGATGTTTCAATGGCCACTTTCAATACTCTGTTCAACTTTGTGTACGCGCTGCACAACGACTGGTACTTTGGCCTGGGCTACTGTCGATTCCAGAACTTCTTCCCCATCACCGCCATGTTTTCATCCATTTATTCCATGGCTGCCATCGCAGTGGACAG ATACATGGCCATCATCCACCCTTTGAAGCCTCGCCTCTCCGCCACCTCCACCAAGGTCGTGATAGCGCTCATTTGGATCGTGGCCATCTTGCTGGCCTTCCCGCAGTGTTACTACAGCGTGACCAGATTTTATTACCCAAGAACTGTTTGCATGGTCGATTGGCCGGACGACTACGGGGGAACACACCAACTCAG CTACCAGTTTGCAGTGATATTGCTGATCTACTTGCTCCCCTTACTGGTGATGCTGGTGACCTACAGTTTGGTGGGCCAGACCCTGTGGGGGGGCCACATCCCAGGAGAGGCGTCGGACCACTACCACAGCCAGATCACTGCAAAGCGAAAG GTAGTAAAGATGATGGTTGTTGTGGTGGTGACCTTCGCGCTGTGCTGGTTGCCCTACCATATCTACTTTATACTGGGATCAGTCAACAGAGATATTTACAAGCAACATTATATTCAACAG GTTTATCTGGGCATTTTTTGGTTAGCAATGAGCTCGACCATGTACAACCCCATCATTTACTGCTGTCTAAACCAAAG GTTCCGTGCCGGTTTCCGCCACGCCTTTTCTTGGTGTCCCTTCATCAAAGTGTCAGAGGAGGACAAGATGGAGCTGCAGCACACGCACACCTTCAGAGTGACCATGACGCGTAGCCTACGCAAAAACAGCCCACATGCCTCCATCCATGCAAATGACACAGGTGATGCAAACAAAGGTTGTGGTCAAGGATGA
- the tacr2 gene encoding substance-K receptor isoform X2 yields MDSDNLFQRIERDLKATSLPLLVTRDSLEDVNETTGNQFQQPDWQVALWALAYSLIILVSVTGNVTVIWIILAHRRMRTVTNYFIVNLAFSDVSMATFNTLFNFVYALHNDWYFGLGYCRFQNFFPITAMFSSIYSMAAIAVDRYMAIIHPLKPRLSATSTKVVIALIWIVAILLAFPQCYYSVTRFYYPRTVCMVDWPDDYGGTHQLSYQFAVILLIYLLPLLVMLVTYSLVGQTLWGGHIPGEASDHYHSQITAKRKVVKMMVVVVVTFALCWLPYHIYFILGSVNRDIYKQHYIQQVYLGIFWLAMSSTMYNPIIYCCLNQRFRAGFRHAFSWCPFIKVSEEDKMELQHTHTFRVTMTRSLRKNSPHASIHANDTGDANKGCGQG; encoded by the exons ATGGACAGTGACAATTTGTTTCAGCGTATTGAGCGGGACCTGAAGGCCACTTCGCTGCCACTGCTAGTCACCAGAGACTCGCTGGAGGATGTAAATGAGACCACTGGGAATCAGTTTCAGCAGCCTGACTGGCAG GTGGCTCTGTGGGCTTTGGCATACTCGCTCATCATCCTGGTGTCCGTCACGGGGAACGTGACGGTCATTTGGATCATTCTGGCTCACAGGCGGATGAGGACTGTGACCAACTACTTCATCGTCAACTTGGCTTTCTCCGATGTTTCAATGGCCACTTTCAATACTCTGTTCAACTTTGTGTACGCGCTGCACAACGACTGGTACTTTGGCCTGGGCTACTGTCGATTCCAGAACTTCTTCCCCATCACCGCCATGTTTTCATCCATTTATTCCATGGCTGCCATCGCAGTGGACAG ATACATGGCCATCATCCACCCTTTGAAGCCTCGCCTCTCCGCCACCTCCACCAAGGTCGTGATAGCGCTCATTTGGATCGTGGCCATCTTGCTGGCCTTCCCGCAGTGTTACTACAGCGTGACCAGATTTTATTACCCAAGAACTGTTTGCATGGTCGATTGGCCGGACGACTACGGGGGAACACACCAACTCAG CTACCAGTTTGCAGTGATATTGCTGATCTACTTGCTCCCCTTACTGGTGATGCTGGTGACCTACAGTTTGGTGGGCCAGACCCTGTGGGGGGGCCACATCCCAGGAGAGGCGTCGGACCACTACCACAGCCAGATCACTGCAAAGCGAAAG GTAGTAAAGATGATGGTTGTTGTGGTGGTGACCTTCGCGCTGTGCTGGTTGCCCTACCATATCTACTTTATACTGGGATCAGTCAACAGAGATATTTACAAGCAACATTATATTCAACAG GTTTATCTGGGCATTTTTTGGTTAGCAATGAGCTCGACCATGTACAACCCCATCATTTACTGCTGTCTAAACCAAAG GTTCCGTGCCGGTTTCCGCCACGCCTTTTCTTGGTGTCCCTTCATCAAAGTGTCAGAGGAGGACAAGATGGAGCTGCAGCACACGCACACCTTCAGAGTGACCATGACGCGTAGCCTACGCAAAAACAGCCCACATGCCTCCATCCATGCAAATGACACAGGTGATGCAAACAAAGGTTGTGGTCAAGGATGA
- the tspan15 gene encoding tetraspanin-15, translating to MSHNDETRYCHRFSYVVLKILLCSYAILWWLIGGFILAIGIYAEVERQRYKTLEGLFLAPALILILLGIVMFIVSFIGVLASLRDNLVLLKVFMYTLVVCLILELLGGILALVFRNQTVDILNKNIRRGIVNYYDDLDFKNIMDFVQIEFKCCGGQGYKDWSVNMYHNCSARGPLACGVPYTCCIMKPKEVVNTLCGYKVLEQERLDLIDSIHIRGCTDAFFIWLTDNYKIMAAVLLGILLPQFFGVAISWLYITRVEDAISEYSHYTDVLLDSNAQDRHLKSQGRMAKWFMCMPEID from the exons ATGTCTCACAATGACGAAACACGCTATTGTCACAGATTCTCCTACGTGGTTCTCAAAATTCTCCTGTGCTCCTACGCGATCCTTTGGTGG CTGATTGGCGGCTTCATCCTGGCGATAGGGATATATGCTGAGGTGGAGAGGCAGCGCTACAAGACACTGGAGGGGTTGTTTCTGGCCCCTGCTCTGATTCTTATCCTCCTGGGAATTGTCATGTTCATTGTTTCATTCATTGGCGTCTTGGCATCACTCAGGGATAATCTAGTTCTGCTCAAGGTG TTCATGTACACACTGGTGGTCTGTCTCATCCTGGAGTTGCTGGGAGGAATTTTGGCATTAGTATTCCGTAACCAG ACAGTGGATATACTGAACAAGAACATACGAAGAGGCATCGTTAACTACTATGATGACCTGGACTTCAAAAACATCATGGACTTCGTTCAGATAGAG TTTAAGTGTTGTGGCGGCCAAGGGTATAAAGACTGGTCCGTCAACATGTACCACAACTGTTCTGCACGAGGCCCACTGGCCTGTGGCGTGCCATATACCTGCTGCATTATGAAG CCAAAGGAAGTAGTAAACACATTGTGTGGCTACAAGGTGTTGGAACAAGAG CGCTTGGACCTGATCGACAGCATCCACATCAGAGGCTGCACCGACGCCTTCTTCATTTGGCTAACGGACAACTACAAGATTATGGCAGCAGTGCTGCTCGGGATCCTGCTTCCTCAG ttcTTCGGTGTAGCCATCAGCTGGTTGTACATCACCCGAGTGGAAGACGCCATCAGCGAGTACAGCCACTACACGGACGTCCTTCTGGACTCCAACGCGCAGGACAGACACCTCAAAAGTCAGGGCCGAATGGCCAAGTGGTTTATGTGCATGCCTGAGATCGACTGA